The window CCTGTTTATTGAAAATTAGTTTAGAAAAAATAACAGATTTTCAACGTACTAAAATTACTTCCACCTTCGATTTTCCTGCTTCCAACCTCTTACGATTTCAGTCTCATGGTGAGAAGATGAGGTTCAAAACCAGCTTTTTCGTAAGCTTTTATAGCAGATTCATTTTGAGCATACACATCAAGTCTTACCTCACTGATTCCTCTTGATGTGGACCAGGAAATAAGTTCATCGGTAATCACTTTATTGATTCCTTTTCCTCTATGTTCCGGCTTTACATACATAAAACCGAGATAGGCATATTCTTTAAACTGATAATAATCTTTTGCTGCTTTTTTGATCAGAGCATATCCTGATGCAACAATTTCATTATTTTCTTCGGCAACAATTACGGTTGCTTCCGGAGATTGTATTAAATGTTTTAAATCATAATAATGAATCTCTCCTTCAATAAGTGTACTGTTGAAAGGTCTTTCTGCAGTAACAACTCCCTGTTCAAATTCTAAAAGGATTTCTAAATCCTGTTCTGTGGCTTCTCTTGTGATCATGGTGTTATCTATCTAAAATTTTAAAACTCATTGAAAGCCGATGGTTGTCAATGAGTTTTTTATGTTTTTTTTAAAAATAAATGAATATTATTTTAAGAGTTTATCTATGGTTTGTTGAAGTTCAGGATCTTCAGGGGATATCGCGTAATATTTTGCAATTGAAGATTTCTGATCAATCACCATATATCTTGGAATCCAGTTAAGATCCACATAATTATTAAAATCATTTTTCCAGCCAGTAGAAAACCAATAATTTTCTTTGTCTTTCATGTCAAATCTTTCAAGGCTTTTTTCAAATCCTTCTTTTGAACGGTCTAATGATAAAAATACAAAATCAATATTTTTATTATTTTCTTCTAATTCTTTAGCTTTTGGAAGTGCCTTCAGACAATCTCTACACCATCCGGCCCAAAAATCAATCACTAAGACTTTTCCTTTATGCTGATCAAGAATCTGCTGGACTGTAATGGCTTTTCCTTCTTCATCTTCAAGTTTCTGTTGCAAAGCTTCTTTTGAAAACCCTGTTTTAAGAACAGCAGGAACTTTTTGTGAATAGCTTATTCCAAAAATCCCCATCATAAAAATTAATATCAACTTTCTCATCTCGTACAATTTCATTTGTACAAATCTAAACAATGAATTGCAATCTGAGATTGATTTCAGCTGAATTAGGAAAAATTTATAATATTGATGGTTTCTATGGGAATTGAGTGAAAATATGCTTAACCACCCCGTCAAAAATTCAATAGAATTTTTGACACCTCTCCGAAGGAGGGGAATATTTAAGTCTTCAGTTGTAATTCCGGACGATTTATTATTGGTAGTTTTTAACCAAGCCTTTCACAACGGTAATTACATTCGGCATTGCTTTATTGGCAGCATTTAAAACTTCTTCGTGAGAAACGGCCAAAGCAATATCTGGTCCGCCAAGGTCTGTGATGACCGAAATACCAAAGACATCCATTCCCATATGTCTGGCTACAATCACTTCCGGAACGGTGCTCATTCCTACCATATCACCGCCGATGGCTTTGATCATGCCATATTCAGCCGGAGTTTCAAAAGTTGGGCCTTGTAATGCCACATACACTCCCTGATGGATCTTGATATGATGACCTGATGCAATCTGTTCTGCTGTGGCAATCATTTTTTTGTTGTAAGGTTCACTCATATCCACAAAACGGGGTCCAAACTCATCAATATTTTTTCCGCGTAAAGGATGCTCGGGCATCATGTTGATGTGATCTTTCAGGATAACAATATCTGCCACGCTGTAAGCAGGGTTTACACCACCGCAGGCATTGGAAAGAATAAGTTTTTGAATGCCCAGCAGATAAAAAACTCTTATTGGGAAAGTTACGGTTTCCATTGAATGCCCTTCGTAATAATGGAAACGTCCGCTCATCATCAGAACTTTTTTCCCCTCAAGTATTCCGTAAATCAGTTTTCCGGTGTGGCCGGCTACTGTAGTCTGTGGAAAATGAGGAATGTCTTTGTACTCTAAAACATGGATCGGTTCTACTTCATCCTGTAGTTTTCCAAGTCCGGATCCTAAAACAACCGCAAAATCAGGTGTTTCCTGAATGATATTTTTAATAAAATCAGCAGTCTCTTTAATTTTTTCTAACATAATCTAAGATGATTTGATTGAATTCTTCTTTCTTATCAATAAGTACATTGATAGGCCAGTAGTAAACAATTTCTCTAAGATAGTC of the Chryseobacterium viscerum genome contains:
- a CDS encoding GNAT family N-acetyltransferase, translated to MITREATEQDLEILLEFEQGVVTAERPFNSTLIEGEIHYYDLKHLIQSPEATVIVAEENNEIVASGYALIKKAAKDYYQFKEYAYLGFMYVKPEHRGKGINKVITDELISWSTSRGISEVRLDVYAQNESAIKAYEKAGFEPHLLTMRLKS
- a CDS encoding TlpA family protein disulfide reductase; the encoded protein is MRKLILIFMMGIFGISYSQKVPAVLKTGFSKEALQQKLEDEEGKAITVQQILDQHKGKVLVIDFWAGWCRDCLKALPKAKELEENNKNIDFVFLSLDRSKEGFEKSLERFDMKDKENYWFSTGWKNDFNNYVDLNWIPRYMVIDQKSSIAKYYAISPEDPELQQTIDKLLK
- a CDS encoding purine-nucleoside phosphorylase, yielding MLEKIKETADFIKNIIQETPDFAVVLGSGLGKLQDEVEPIHVLEYKDIPHFPQTTVAGHTGKLIYGILEGKKVLMMSGRFHYYEGHSMETVTFPIRVFYLLGIQKLILSNACGGVNPAYSVADIVILKDHINMMPEHPLRGKNIDEFGPRFVDMSEPYNKKMIATAEQIASGHHIKIHQGVYVALQGPTFETPAEYGMIKAIGGDMVGMSTVPEVIVARHMGMDVFGISVITDLGGPDIALAVSHEEVLNAANKAMPNVITVVKGLVKNYQ